Proteins encoded in a region of the Carboxydocella sporoproducens DSM 16521 genome:
- a CDS encoding HPr family phosphocarrier protein — protein sequence MVQQTAAVKNPTGLHARPAALLIQAASRFKADIRLAKGEKEVDARSLMGILTLTARPGDILTVKASGEDAAQAVATITTLVQSPLDEM from the coding sequence ATGGTTCAACAAACTGCCGCTGTGAAAAATCCTACCGGCTTGCACGCGCGGCCAGCCGCATTACTGATCCAGGCTGCCAGCCGTTTTAAAGCCGATATCCGACTGGCCAAAGGCGAAAAAGAGGTAGATGCCCGCAGCCTGATGGGCATCCTTACTTTAACCGCCCGGCCCGGTGATATTCTTACAGTGAAAGCTAGTGGTGAAGACGCAGCACAGGCCGTAGCAACCATCACAACTCTGGTCCAGTCTCCTTTAGATGAAATGTAA
- a CDS encoding MTAP family purine nucleoside phosphorylase, with product MRLANIPVAQWAIIGGSSTNSISFPRDLPWPGLEIIAEDLVFATPWGSSPPFTYFQLGEKKVLTCRMHGWRRGVSRADASRQVFWVLREAGVHTVLAEGGVGSVNHLLRPADVVIPNDYIDQSMRKDVELDGRYLLVMRQALCPELRRLLVQAAEKYAAGRVFDRSIYACTDGRHFESPAEVQLLKLAGADVIGQSICPEVYLAREIGACYARVDLVVNYAEGIIKDWEHEELKELFYGQSQRIGAILLEALAAAPAARECGCADLRKPTLLKEMQGEEKDV from the coding sequence ATCAGATTGGCTAATATACCTGTAGCACAATGGGCTATAATTGGCGGTTCCAGTACCAATTCCATCTCCTTTCCCCGGGACTTGCCCTGGCCGGGCCTGGAGATTATTGCGGAAGACCTGGTTTTTGCTACCCCCTGGGGCAGTTCACCGCCTTTTACCTATTTCCAGCTGGGGGAGAAAAAAGTGCTGACCTGCCGTATGCATGGCTGGCGGCGGGGAGTGAGCCGGGCTGATGCTTCGCGCCAGGTGTTCTGGGTCTTGCGGGAGGCTGGAGTACATACAGTGCTGGCCGAAGGAGGGGTGGGGTCAGTCAATCACCTCTTGCGGCCAGCGGATGTAGTAATACCCAATGATTATATCGACCAGTCCATGCGCAAGGATGTGGAACTGGATGGCCGTTATTTGCTGGTAATGCGGCAGGCCCTCTGTCCGGAATTGCGTCGACTACTGGTTCAGGCGGCGGAAAAATACGCAGCCGGACGGGTGTTTGATCGCTCTATCTATGCCTGTACTGATGGCCGTCATTTTGAAAGCCCGGCGGAAGTGCAGCTCTTAAAGCTGGCCGGGGCTGATGTGATTGGACAGAGCATCTGTCCGGAGGTGTATCTGGCCCGGGAGATTGGCGCCTGTTATGCCCGGGTGGATCTGGTGGTCAATTATGCGGAAGGAATTATCAAGGATTGGGAGCATGAAGAGCTAAAGGAGCTGTTCTACGGCCAGAGTCAGCGTATAGGCGCCATATTACTGGAAGCTCTGGCGGCAGCCCCTGCCGCCAGAGAGTGTGGTTGTGCTGATTTGCGCAAACCGACTTTGCTCAAGGAGATGCAAGGAGAGGAAAAGGATGTTTAA
- the trmL gene encoding tRNA (uridine(34)/cytosine(34)/5-carboxymethylaminomethyluridine(34)-2'-O)-methyltransferase TrmL: protein MFNIVLVEPEIPQNTGNIARTCAATGASLHLVHPLGFSVDDRSLKRAGLDYWHLLDVHHYDNLEHFLAVHGGKTLWLATTKGSVWHTEVSYRPGDFLLFGKETKGLPAELLAARPHHRIRLPMREDARSLNLSNAVAVVVYEALRQNNFAGLK, encoded by the coding sequence ATGTTTAATATCGTTCTGGTCGAGCCGGAAATACCCCAGAATACCGGCAATATTGCCCGTACCTGTGCTGCTACCGGCGCTAGCCTGCACCTGGTTCATCCCCTGGGGTTTTCCGTGGATGACCGTTCCTTGAAAAGGGCGGGCCTGGATTACTGGCACCTGCTGGATGTTCATCATTATGATAACCTGGAGCATTTCCTGGCTGTGCACGGGGGTAAAACCCTCTGGCTGGCTACCACCAAGGGCAGTGTCTGGCATACGGAAGTCAGCTATCGGCCGGGGGATTTTCTCCTCTTTGGCAAGGAAACCAAAGGGCTGCCGGCAGAATTGCTGGCAGCCCGTCCCCATCACCGCATTCGCCTGCCCATGCGGGAAGATGCCCGCAGTCTCAATCTTTCCAATGCGGTGGCGGTAGTAGTTTATGAAGCTTTGCGGCAAAACAATTTTGCCGGCTTAAAGTAA